A single genomic interval of Natator depressus isolate rNatDep1 chromosome 16, rNatDep2.hap1, whole genome shotgun sequence harbors:
- the FAM163B gene encoding protein FAM163B, translated as MTAGTVVITGGILATVILLCIIAVLCYCRLQYYCCKKEESEEDEEEPDFAVHSHIPPLHSNRNVMLTNGPSLYSSSSSPFSKQHSQCRTVCPSCSHYEPPTFFLQQPEEIHNGGDRVSYKTISQEDIELPVNVTNLQALNPNRLSAMREAFSRSRSISTDV; from the exons ATGACAGCCGGGACCGTGGTCATCACAGGTGGAATATTAGCGACTGTCATTTTGCTTTGCATTATAGCGGTTCTCTGCTATTGTAGGCTTCAG TATTACTGCTGCAAGAAAGAGGAATCtgaagaggatgaggaggagcCAGATTTTGCCGTGCATTCCCACATCCCTCCACTTCACAGCAACCGCAATGTAATGCTGACCAATGGGCCTTCGctctactcctcctcctcctcacccttcAGCAAACAGCACTCCCAGTGCAGGACTGTCTGCCCCAGTTGTTCCCACTATGAGCCACCTACCTTCTTTCTGCAGCAGCCGGAAGAGATCCACAATGGAGGAGACCGGGTCAGCTACAAGACCATCAGCCAGGAAGATATTGAACTGCCGGTGAACGTGACCAACCTGCAAGCTCTGAACCCCAACCGGCTGTCAGCCATGCGAGAAGCTTTCTCGCGCAGTCGGAGCATAAGCACCGACGTCTGA